The genomic interval GAGGACGCAAAAGCAAGATCTGAAATCTTCGCTACGATCTCCATTGGGTCTCTTGAAATTGGCAGTCCGGGGCTTGCGTCCTTCACCATGGATGAAGACGATTCCTGAAACGCCAATCGGACGTCAGTGGCGAAATTGGATTTCACAATAGCCGCACATGTCAAATGATCTCCCAACGATTTGCCAAGTCCTGCATTCGCTGACGGTAGGCGGCGCTGAGGTTCTGGCGCGCGAGTATGCGGTCAACGCCGCTGGAAAGTTCAACACTGTCTTTGCGTGCCTGGACGAAATCGGCACGATCGGAAACGAGCTACTGGATTGCGGATACGTTGTTGAAAAGCTTGATCGGCGATCGGGATTCGATCACGCCGTGGCGAGGCGACTGAGGCGGTTCTGCTTGGATCACGATGTCGATGTGATACACGCACATCAATACACGCCGTTTTTCTATGCGTCGCTCTGCCGATTTCCGGGACGCCGCCCTCCAATTCTGTTCACGGAACACGGCCGACATTTCCCCGACACGCGACGCCCAAAACGGGTGTTTGCGAATCGCTTTTTGCTGGGCCGTCGTGATCACATCACGGCCGTCGGTAACCATGTTCGCACAGCATTGATTCAGAACGAAGGTTTTTCTGCGGATCGTATTCAGGTGATCCACAATGGCATCGATGTCGACGCGTTTCGATCGTCAGAGGCTGATAGGGCGACAGTGCGTGGGGAGCTAGGAATCATGGAGGGTCAAGTCGCCGTGTTTCATGTTGCTCGATTGAACCCGCTGAAGGATCACGCTACGGCGCTGCGTGCTTGGCAACGTCTGCGCGACGCCCCGCACATTCGACTGTTCTTAGTGGGGGATGGTGAGGAACGGCAAAGTATCGAAGCGTTCATTGGCGAGCACCGTTTGCATTCAACGGTTTCTCTGCTGGGACTGCGCGATGACGTCCGACGTTTGCTGCCAGCGGCCGATGTGTTTTTGCTGTCCAGCGTATCCGAAGGCATCCCGTTGACATTGATCGAAGCGATGGCAACCTCGTTGCCATGCGTTAGCACTTCAGTGGGCGGCATTCCTGAGGTGGTTGTGAATGGCGAAACAGGTCTGTTGTCGTCAGCGGGTGATGACATCAGCATCGCCGATCATATCCGCACGCTGGCCGACGATCCTGGCATG from Stieleria varia carries:
- a CDS encoding glycosyltransferase, which produces MSNDLPTICQVLHSLTVGGAEVLAREYAVNAAGKFNTVFACLDEIGTIGNELLDCGYVVEKLDRRSGFDHAVARRLRRFCLDHDVDVIHAHQYTPFFYASLCRFPGRRPPILFTEHGRHFPDTRRPKRVFANRFLLGRRDHITAVGNHVRTALIQNEGFSADRIQVIHNGIDVDAFRSSEADRATVRGELGIMEGQVAVFHVARLNPLKDHATALRAWQRLRDAPHIRLFLVGDGEERQSIEAFIGEHRLHSTVSLLGLRDDVRRLLPAADVFLLSSVSEGIPLTLIEAMATSLPCVSTSVGGIPEVVVNGETGLLSSAGDDISIADHIRTLADDPGMRNRLGDHGRRRAEQMFSNVDMHSRYHHIYSQLCAGQSIRCPR